From the genome of Methanothrix soehngenii GP6:
CTATGAGCAGTTTACGGAGAAAGATTATTCTGCCTTTTTAGGGCAGTTAGAAAGAGCTAGATCCTGCTATTATAAGGACCTTAACCTTCAAAGAGGGAAAGAAAAACTCTCATTTTTCGATAAATTAGTCGGTTTGGATCCTGGAGAGGATCTTTTTAAAAGTGTATCAATCTATATCCAGCCATTAATAATGCCATTTACTGGCGCATGTATACCAGGAAGAAAGCTATTTGTAGATGTATATGGTAATTATCATGCGTGCGAGAGGGTAAATAGCTCATTTCCTATTGGAAATGTGAATGATGGATTAAATTTTGAAAAAATTAGCAAATTAATTGTGGGTTATCTTAGAAGCATGGATAAATGCCCAAGTTGTAAGGTTAGCCGAAAATGTACCTATTGTTACCAGAATTTCATGACTGATAATGGGTTTTCACCATCTTCAACGGTCTGCGAAAATATCGAATCTATTAAGAAAGCCTCTTTTGCTAGGTCATTTAATATAGCCGAGATATATCCAGAATTTGTTGAAGAAAGTAATTATAAGCATAAAAATATAAAAAAATACTATGGTGATGATCGAAATGTATTTCAGACTTAACCCAGAGTGCTATCTCATAAGGGGGGAGAGATGCGGTGCTATCTTCGATTTAATAGATACCAAAATATACGCTCTAAATCAACAAGAAACAAAGTTAGTGACAGCTTGTGAAAAAAATGACCCAATTAGCGGGGATGAAAAATTACTTAATGAGCTTAAACAGCTTTGTTTAGGAAATTTTTATCCTAATAAAATATATGTACAGAAACTGAGGGTAGGCTCTCGTGAGAATAAATATAATCCGCTCAACCCGATTGAACCACCGGACCTTCATAGAGCCTTCTTAGAGATAAATAATTCATGTAATAGAGATTGTTGGTTCTGCGGTTATCACGGGATTAAAAGAAGCTTAGGCTGCATGGGCTGTAATAAATGGAAAGAGAATGGCAGTGCTTTAAGTATAGAAAAATGGAAAATTGTTATAGACGGGCTAAGGGACCTACGCTGTAGAGACATTTTTATAACAGGAGGAGATTTGACGTTGGCTTGGGATAATACTCTGGAGATTTTAGATTATGCAAGTAGGAAATTCAGCAATATCTATACGATTCTACATCAGCAAAGCATATCCTCCGAGAAATTGGATAATTTGGACAATATGTCTAAAGTGATAGTCCAAACTGATGACTTAAATGGTGCCCAATATGAAAATCTATTAATGCTCTTGGTGGTAGAACCTGGGAGAGGGGGAGATACAAATAGCTTAAAAAGGAAAAATATAATGAAGGACTACATTATCGGAAACAGAAAATTCTTATCAAATAATCGAGTATTAACGTCAAAAAACAAGATTATGCCAGTAAATATGTATAAGTTTTTGGATAATATAGAATACCACCCTTGTCTAGGCCATACATTAGCAATATGTCACAACGGGAATGTTACTCCATGTCCACTAATGAGGCGTCATAAATTTGGCAATGTGAGAAATAGTGAGATTTATACTGTTTTCGAGAAAGAATGGAGAAGCATATATGAATTTTGGGGATTAAATTTAGATAAAATAGATCGATGTACCGGTTGCGAGTTCAGATACGCCTGTACTGACTGTAGGGCCTTGGAAGAAAATCTAACAGGAAAATTAGATGGTAAGCGGCTGTGCAGTTACAATCCAAAAGAAGGAGAGTGGTATTAATGGACCATAGTTATAAGTATTTCTTTATGAAGTTTGTTAGACCGCATGCTCATACTCTAGCGTTCCTCCTCGTCTTGGAGTTTATTGGCATGCTCTTTACTTTCGTCAGTCCGTTGCTGGCAAAATCTCTAATAGATGATGTCTTTATAGGCAGAAGGACCGAGCTATTCGGTTACATCCTTTTGGGGACCGCCGCAACATACATTATTTCGGCGGTTTCGACTTACCTCTCTGGCTATGGCAAAGGAAAATTGGATTTGGTTCTATTCAATGATGTGACCAAAGAGGCCTTCGATGCGGTCCAGTCTGCATATATTAAAAAAACCCAAGAAATGAAGGTAGGAGACCTTCTTAGTCGCATCGTGGCCAATACTAGATCAGCTATAATTATATTTACTCAGATAGTTCCACAGTTTGTTGTTAATGTGGCACGCATAATTACACCTTTTACCATAATGCTTTTCTATGATTGGAAGCTAACTCTTATTGTAACAACTCCAGCATTGTTCTTTCTTCTTCCTATGTTATTTTTTGGAAAAAGATTGGAACAGACGCAAAAGATATCTCTCGAGAAAACCGGCTCAATATATTCATTTCTAAAAGAAAGTCTTACAATGATACCATTGATAAAGGTCTTTGGCCTTGAAAGGTGGTCTCGAGATAAGTTCAATGAACAGATGAAGGATTACTACGATGTATCCATAGATTATACAAAAAATAATTCAATGGGATCCTCTGTGAATTCTCTAATTTACGGAGTACCTATAGCTTTGCTTATCCTTTTCGGTGGTCCGATGGTAATACAAGGTTCTTTGACCATAGGCACGTTTACCCTTTTCATGACCAATGTCGCTCTCGTCTTCGGCCCCATTTCACAGTTTGCTTTCTTATGGTCGTATTATAAGAGCTCTTCGCCCGCCTTCGACAGAGTAAAGAATATATTTGAGCTAGAGCAGGACAAGGGAGGCGATAAAGAATTGGTAGTGAAAGAGGGCTCTGTAACGTTTAATGATGTCTGGTTCTCCTACGACAATAGGCCCATCCTCCAGCGATTTAATGCTACCTTTAAGAAGGGCTTGAATTATGTAGTAGGAGATAACGGGACAGGGAAGTCTACTATCCTCAAATTATTGTGTTCTTTTTATCCTTTAGAGCAAGGAAAAATCACAATTGATGGACAGGATATTTTCGAAGTAAGGAGAGAAGATTTGAGGAAAAACGTCTCCATGATATTTTCCGATCCCTATCTGTTTGATGGCACCATTTATGAGAACATTCACATAGGTAACCTATTGGCGTCTAAAGAAGAGATCATCAAAGCTGCAAAGTTAGTTAGAGTGCACGAGTTTATAACGAGTTTGCCACAGGGGTATGAAACGCAGGTTGGAGAGGGCGGATTGAAGCTATCGAGCGGGGAAAAGCAAAAGATTGCATTGGCAAGGGCAGTTTTGAAGGACTCCCCGATAGTACTTCTGGATGAAGTGACGAAGTCTGTAGACGCAGACTCAAGAAAGTCGATCAATGAAGTCATTAAGAACTTTAAGAATAAAAAAACAATCATCATTATCACACATAATCCGAGCGAAATAGAGCAAGACAGCAATATAATCGATTTAGGACAGGAAAGTAGACGCGAAAACCACGTCCATCATTCCTTCGAAGTACCTTTGTCAAAAGCAATATTTTCATAAATGACGTATTATCTTTATTTGTAGTTGTCAGGAGAGCTTGCCCACATGACTCACCATAAAATTTATATCGTTATGCATCGTATCTCGTCAAACGCCGTAAGCAAAGCGACAAGAGAGTGTCGGGGACAATTGAAATGGCATATTTAGGTAGAGTAATTTTGATAGCTCTCTATCACATGTCGAAGTAGTGATTGTGGTATTGATGAGTGAACGAAATGGATTAGCGGAAGCTGGACAAGCCTATAGCAGGCTATCAATATTAGAATTAATAGCACTGCTTGCGCTCGTTTCAGTATATGCAATGAATCAACCCATAAGAAGATCGTCTAAAGGTCATATCCATCGGCATACTATATCAAGGGAGGTACTTTTATGATGAGTAAAAAATTTTTCTATATTCTATCGTTAATAGGATTAATAATATTACCTTCAGGCGCAATAGAGAGCGGCAATCCTGCTCTCTATTATGCCTATAAAGGGCTGGAGAAGTTTGGAGTCGAAGATGCATGGGGTATGGGCTATACAGGCAAGGGGGTAAATGTAGCGGTAATAGATAGCGGCATAGACTTCGCCACTCCAGACCTCATAGGGACTCAGGCCCATATTTCGAATAAAAGCT
Proteins encoded in this window:
- a CDS encoding radical SAM/SPASM domain-containing protein, with translation MVMIEMYFRLNPECYLIRGERCGAIFDLIDTKIYALNQQETKLVTACEKNDPISGDEKLLNELKQLCLGNFYPNKIYVQKLRVGSRENKYNPLNPIEPPDLHRAFLEINNSCNRDCWFCGYHGIKRSLGCMGCNKWKENGSALSIEKWKIVIDGLRDLRCRDIFITGGDLTLAWDNTLEILDYASRKFSNIYTILHQQSISSEKLDNLDNMSKVIVQTDDLNGAQYENLLMLLVVEPGRGGDTNSLKRKNIMKDYIIGNRKFLSNNRVLTSKNKIMPVNMYKFLDNIEYHPCLGHTLAICHNGNVTPCPLMRRHKFGNVRNSEIYTVFEKEWRSIYEFWGLNLDKIDRCTGCEFRYACTDCRALEENLTGKLDGKRLCSYNPKEGEWY
- a CDS encoding ABC transporter ATP-binding protein, with translation MKFVRPHAHTLAFLLVLEFIGMLFTFVSPLLAKSLIDDVFIGRRTELFGYILLGTAATYIISAVSTYLSGYGKGKLDLVLFNDVTKEAFDAVQSAYIKKTQEMKVGDLLSRIVANTRSAIIIFTQIVPQFVVNVARIITPFTIMLFYDWKLTLIVTTPALFFLLPMLFFGKRLEQTQKISLEKTGSIYSFLKESLTMIPLIKVFGLERWSRDKFNEQMKDYYDVSIDYTKNNSMGSSVNSLIYGVPIALLILFGGPMVIQGSLTIGTFTLFMTNVALVFGPISQFAFLWSYYKSSSPAFDRVKNIFELEQDKGGDKELVVKEGSVTFNDVWFSYDNRPILQRFNATFKKGLNYVVGDNGTGKSTILKLLCSFYPLEQGKITIDGQDIFEVRREDLRKNVSMIFSDPYLFDGTIYENIHIGNLLASKEEIIKAAKLVRVHEFITSLPQGYETQVGEGGLKLSSGEKQKIALARAVLKDSPIVLLDEVTKSVDADSRKSINEVIKNFKNKKTIIIITHNPSEIEQDSNIIDLGQESRRENHVHHSFEVPLSKAIFS